The sequence AAAGGGCCTGGCCAATGGCCTGGAACCGGGCCTCCTCGGCCACCGTCTCGAGGATCTCTCGCATACGCCCCTTCTCCTCCGCGGCGAGCAGAGTGAAGATTTCCTGATAAGAAGCGTTGCTTTCGGCGAGGGAAGCCACCAGCGAGGCAATCCGATACACCGCGAAGTCCAGAGCGCCGACCTTTCTGAAAAGTCCCCAGAGAGAAATCCCGAGCAAAGCGCCCGAAACGCCGAGCAACAGGAGGAAGAAGACCGGCGTGGAAGCGCTGAGCCTCAGGTAGAGGTCCACATACCAGGGCCGTCCGGTTTCGTAAAACCCCAGAATCACCTCGCGCACCTGACCGGCCATGAAAACCGCCGCCCCGGCCGCGAAAACCATCAGGGTGAAGGGCATGACCAGCGTCGGTATGAGACCGGACACAATGCGCTTTCTTTCCCGCAGATCGCTCAAAAACCGTTCCACCATTTCCGCGGTGAGAGCGTTACGCTCCTCAATCACCTTGAGGGGACGGTAGACCTTTTCCGAGAGAAACCCCGCATAATAAAAGGCGTCGCAAAGGGTGTGCCCTCCCCCAATCAAAACAGCCACCTGCGAAAGCATTTCCGCGAGACGCCGCTTGCCCCGACGGTAGGCCATTTCGGTGGCCTCCTCGAGCACGCGCGCCCCGCGTCGGGTCTTGAGCGCCGAGACCATCAGCTCGAGGGCTATTTCCTCATAGCGGGCGCGGTTCAGCATGACGGCGGCTTAAAGGAGGACCGCAAAGGCACTCCCGAGGTCTATCTCCCCGGCCTCAAGTTTTTTCAAGGCCACATCCACAAAAGAACGGGCGCAGGCCGCTCTGCGCAAAAGGTGTTCCTCGAACTTGAGGGCGCTTGTGGTCTCGAGCACCAGCTCGCGCTCCTCCTTCTGAAATTCGAGGTACTCATAGATCACCGTGCGCCCGGCGAACCCGGCGCTCATCACCCGCCCCGTTTCGGGATGAACAATTCGACACTCCGCGCACCCCTCCCGGTTGGGGAAAGCGAGGGCCCTGCCTTCGAGGTCGCGCAGGCGCTCCCTGTCCATGAAACGCAGGTGGTCTACAAAAACGAGGTCCTCCGCGGTCACCTTGCGCTCCACGGCGCAGTTCGGACAAACTCGCTTTAAAAGCCGCTGATTCAGAACAAGAATGATGCCGTTCGCTAGGTCCTCGGGAGCGAGCCGATACTGGCGGATGAGAAGGTTCGGAACCGTCACCACCCGAGAGGCATGAAGCGTGGTGAGCACAAGGTGTCCGGTCTCAACCGCGTAAAGCATGGCTTCGGTGAGCTCGGGATGCTTTCGCCACTCACCGACGAAGATCACATCCGGATCCTGCCGCATGAACTCCCGCACATAGTCGAGGAAGTCCACCCGAACGAACTCGTTTTCCTTGCGGAACTCGAACACCTGGTGCTGAACGGCGTTCTCCACCTGGTACTCCACCGGGTCCTCCACGGTGAGCACCTTGCGCGTGGAGGGAACAAGAGCGAGCAAAGTGTTCAATGTGCGACTTTTACCAGAACCCGTGGCCCCGGATACGATCACGAATCCCTCGCGCCGTCCGATCGCCCTGAGGAGCACCTCCACATCTTCCGGCATGAAGCCCAAAGCCTCGATCGACTCGGGCCCTTTCACGCGCGAGGTCTCCCGGTAGAGGATGCGGATGACCAGGTTCTGGTATCCGTCCACCAGAGATGGAGTGAAGGCAAGGCGCAGGTCGAGCCCGAGATCGGAAAGCACAATGCGAGCGTCCTGCGTGAGACGCCACTCCTCCACATTCAGGTTGGGAGTGTCCTTTTGAGCCATGTTCTTTACGACTTGTTGCAGGACACGCCCCTCGGCAAGGCTCAGGGTTTCCGCCTTGACCATATCGCCGAGAATCCGGTAGCGAAGCTCCACTCCGTAATCGCGCACTTCGAAGTGGATATCCGTGGCCCCCATGGCGAGGGCCGCCTTCACAATGCGAATGAAACGACCGACATACCCTTCCTTCTCTTCGCCGCCTCCCGCGAAAAAGTAGTACGGCACAATGTAGATCTCCGCTCCCGGGAAAACGCGTCTGGCGTCATCGGCCATTTCCGGGTCGAAGATCCCCACCGCTCCGTCCGAAAACCGCACATACCAGTACGACCGTTCGGCCACGATACCGCTTTTGCGCAAAGGAATCCCGCTTCGCCGACTGATGTACTCGGCCACCTCGGCGTAATCCGTCACCTTCTCCACCCGCACCAGCACCTCGAGCGGGGGCGCACCGATGCGAGCGGCTTCCTCCACCACGCGGTCGTAGTCGAGCCCTTTTTCCTCGGAAAACTCCCTCAGGAGCATCGCAAGGCTCATGCGCACCCTCCTTTGTCCTTTGCTCCCGACGCCCCGTCTTCCTTCGTCACTCCTGAACGACGGACCCCGCACCCGCAACCGCGGCTGTCGCGGCCACGGTATTTTCCCTGGGAGCCGCTTCAGGCAACGCCAGCACGGCTTTGATCCGCTCCTCTTTGCCGTTCGGAAACCGCACCGTAAACCCACCGCGGTCGACCGCAACGACGCGTCCTTCGCCGTAAGGCGCCCCTTCAAAGATGAACGATCCGTCGTCGAGCACCAATGTCACCTGACCGGCGTCTTCCAGAATGCCCCGTATCACCACCGCCGAAGGCACGCGGTAATGGTGGTTCTCCTCCTTGGTCTTCTTCTGTTTTTTCCCCTTCTCTTTGTCGCCCACATTGACACCAATGTGGACACGCCCCTCCGCCTCAGAAGAGACCCTTCCCCGCACTTCCTCACGCAACCTGCGCCGCTCCTCGGCAAGCTTCTCCGCCACTATGCGGTCCACAGCCCGCTCAAGCACCCTGCGCAAGTCCTCGGAGAGAAAGGGATTGGCCCGAAGCAACCTTTCGGCCTCGCTGACTTCCGGTTGTCTTGCCGATGCGAATGCCGATGCGGATGCGGAAGCGCTAGAGGAAGAAGCACGCCTTCCCCCTTTTTCCCGAAAGGCAACCCCCGCATGCGAAAGCGGAACCTCTCCTCCCCTTCCCCGCGGAACGATCCCCGAGGAAGCTGATGGACGAAGGGATGTCTTAGTCCCGTTCCCCGTCGTCGCGGAAACGCTTTGCGCGGACCGATGCGTTATAAGAGACGATGTTTTGGTTTCGGAAGGGAAGCGGACTTTTGCGGAAGAACCAGAAGGCGCCGGAAGAGGCGTATGCTCCCGGGCAAATTGAGAAGTCGCAGGAGCATGCGTCAGGGTGCGCATTGCCTGCGGGACATTGCTCTTTTCGGAGCCACCCGCTAAAAAGGCGTAAAACGCCCCCCCAACAACGGAAAGCCCCATGATCCCGGCGAAAAGACCGAGCACCAGCTTTTTTCCACCCGGGAAGGCATCGAGCACTCCAAGAAGGCCCCCGAAACCGGCTTTCTTCGCGGGAGCGGAATGAGTCTCTTCGACTTCGCCTTCTTCATCGTAAAGTCCCTCATCGGCCTCTTCCGTCTCCTCTTCCTCCTCCGCAACCTCTCTGAGGAGCTGTTCCTGTTCCACATCCATGAGTTTTTTTTCGCTCATGTCCCCTACCCTCCTCTTGAGAATTCGCAATGCACCTCCTTCCTTCTGGCAAACTAGCCCGTCCACAGGAGACATTTTTCCGCGTGATGCGCTTCCGAAACGACTTAAGCGTCAATCCTTTGTATCGCAAGGCGTTTGCGGTCTTGGTGCGCGGGTGACCGTTCCGCTACAATAAGCACGGACGAACACGAAAAACAAAAAGACGGAGGTGATGGCCATGAGAAAAGCGAGCATGTGGAGAGTATGGGGAATGGCCCTGGTTGTGATGCTTGCGGCCGCCGGGTGCGTGTCCGTCGGCGTCGGGCGCACCGGTACCAAGGGAGAGATTACGACCGCCAGCCGCGGTTTGCCGGGTGCGCCCGCGCCGGATTGGCTCCCTGGGGTGCTGAATGTGGCCTTTAGCGTGAGAGGCCCCGGGGAGTACTGGATTGAGGGGCGTTTGCGGACCGATTGCCACCCGCTTTGCCGGATCATGGTGGGACCCTTCAACAGAGACCTGCAAACATTTGTAGAGCGCTACCGCAGGGCGGGGGTTGCGAT comes from Thermosulfurimonas sp. F29 and encodes:
- a CDS encoding GspE/PulE family protein, which codes for MSLAMLLREFSEEKGLDYDRVVEEAARIGAPPLEVLVRVEKVTDYAEVAEYISRRSGIPLRKSGIVAERSYWYVRFSDGAVGIFDPEMADDARRVFPGAEIYIVPYYFFAGGGEEKEGYVGRFIRIVKAALAMGATDIHFEVRDYGVELRYRILGDMVKAETLSLAEGRVLQQVVKNMAQKDTPNLNVEEWRLTQDARIVLSDLGLDLRLAFTPSLVDGYQNLVIRILYRETSRVKGPESIEALGFMPEDVEVLLRAIGRREGFVIVSGATGSGKSRTLNTLLALVPSTRKVLTVEDPVEYQVENAVQHQVFEFRKENEFVRVDFLDYVREFMRQDPDVIFVGEWRKHPELTEAMLYAVETGHLVLTTLHASRVVTVPNLLIRQYRLAPEDLANGIILVLNQRLLKRVCPNCAVERKVTAEDLVFVDHLRFMDRERLRDLEGRALAFPNREGCAECRIVHPETGRVMSAGFAGRTVIYEYLEFQKEERELVLETTSALKFEEHLLRRAACARSFVDVALKKLEAGEIDLGSAFAVLL